One window of Chloroflexus aggregans DSM 9485 genomic DNA carries:
- the ahcY gene encoding adenosylhomocysteinase produces MTMSYDVKDLSLAEQGRKRIEWAEKEMPVLRLIRERFARERPLAGLRISACLHVTTETANLMRTLVAGGADVVLVASNPLSTQDDVAAALVAYEEIPVFAIKGESNEVYYSHIRAALDHNPQLTMDDGADLVTGVLKERPDLIPHMVGSTEETTTGVIRLKAMAKQGVLPFPVIAVNDSDTKHMFDNRYGTGQSTLDGIIRATNILLAGKTFVVAGYGWCSRGIAERARGLGANVIVTEIDPVKALEAVMDGFRVMPMVEAARQADFIVTATGNKHVIDQNAFEVMKDGCVIANSGHFNVEINIPALESLSVEKRRPRAFVDQYILRDGRVINLLGEGRLVNLASAEGHPSAVMDMSFANQALASEFLLRNQGKLPVGVHALPKELDREIAALKLAAMGVTIDTLTPEQEAYLNSWQEGT; encoded by the coding sequence ATGACGATGAGTTATGACGTTAAAGATTTGAGTCTTGCCGAGCAAGGACGCAAGCGGATTGAGTGGGCCGAAAAAGAGATGCCGGTACTGCGATTGATACGCGAGCGCTTTGCGCGTGAGCGTCCACTGGCCGGTTTGCGGATTAGTGCTTGTTTGCACGTGACCACCGAGACGGCCAACCTGATGCGTACACTGGTGGCCGGTGGGGCCGATGTGGTGTTAGTCGCCTCAAATCCGCTGAGCACCCAAGATGATGTGGCCGCAGCACTGGTGGCTTACGAAGAGATTCCGGTGTTTGCGATCAAGGGTGAGAGTAATGAGGTCTATTACAGCCATATTCGGGCCGCGCTCGATCACAATCCGCAATTGACGATGGACGATGGCGCCGATTTGGTGACCGGCGTGCTCAAGGAGCGGCCCGACTTGATCCCGCATATGGTTGGGAGTACCGAAGAAACGACCACCGGCGTGATCCGCCTCAAGGCGATGGCGAAGCAGGGAGTTTTGCCCTTCCCGGTGATTGCCGTCAACGATAGCGATACCAAGCACATGTTCGACAACCGGTATGGTACCGGTCAGAGCACCCTCGACGGTATCATTAGGGCCACGAATATCCTGCTTGCCGGGAAGACCTTCGTCGTGGCCGGCTATGGCTGGTGTTCGCGTGGTATCGCCGAGCGTGCCCGTGGCTTAGGGGCCAACGTCATTGTGACCGAGATCGATCCGGTGAAGGCATTGGAAGCGGTTATGGACGGTTTTCGGGTAATGCCGATGGTAGAGGCAGCTCGACAGGCCGACTTTATCGTGACTGCGACCGGTAATAAGCACGTGATCGACCAGAATGCGTTTGAGGTGATGAAAGACGGTTGTGTGATCGCCAATAGCGGTCACTTCAACGTCGAGATTAACATTCCAGCTCTCGAATCACTCAGCGTCGAGAAGCGCCGGCCGCGGGCCTTCGTCGATCAGTATATCTTACGTGACGGACGGGTGATTAACCTCTTGGGTGAGGGTCGTCTGGTCAACTTAGCCAGCGCAGAGGGTCATCCGAGCGCGGTGATGGATATGAGCTTTGCCAATCAGGCTTTGGCGAGCGAGTTTTTGCTGCGCAATCAGGGGAAGCTGCCGGTTGGCGTGCATGCGCTCCCTAAGGAGCTGGATCGGGAAATTG